One genomic segment of Actinoplanes ianthinogenes includes these proteins:
- a CDS encoding DUF899 domain-containing protein produces MTTNNNLPEIVSRDEWTAARRALLASEKEAVRAKDALNTRRRELPMVRIDKEYTFDGPDGPRTLPELFDGRRQLIVQHFMFDPSWEDGCGSCTAALDEVNDGLLRHLAARETSYAVIARARLATLEKYRAKRGWTIPMYSSFGSDFNYDFHVTIDASVTPVEFNFRTADELRAAGMEWLLDPARQPMEQPGMSCFLRDGDQVFHTYSTFARGTEQTGGSYGFLDMTALGRQEEWEEPKGRSGATRGAVPNFD; encoded by the coding sequence ATGACGACCAACAACAACCTTCCGGAGATCGTGTCCCGCGATGAGTGGACGGCCGCCCGGCGCGCGCTGCTGGCCAGCGAGAAAGAGGCGGTGCGGGCGAAGGACGCGCTGAACACCCGGCGCCGTGAGCTGCCGATGGTGCGGATCGACAAGGAGTACACCTTCGACGGGCCGGACGGTCCGCGCACCCTGCCCGAGCTGTTCGACGGGCGGCGGCAGCTGATCGTGCAGCACTTCATGTTCGACCCGTCGTGGGAGGACGGGTGCGGCAGCTGCACCGCGGCGCTCGACGAGGTCAACGACGGGCTGCTGCGGCACCTGGCGGCGCGCGAGACGTCGTACGCGGTGATCGCCCGTGCCCGGCTCGCCACCCTGGAGAAGTACCGCGCCAAGCGGGGCTGGACCATCCCGATGTACTCGTCCTTCGGCTCGGACTTCAACTACGACTTCCACGTGACCATCGACGCGTCGGTGACCCCGGTCGAGTTCAACTTCCGCACCGCGGACGAGCTGCGGGCCGCCGGGATGGAGTGGCTGCTCGACCCGGCCCGGCAGCCGATGGAGCAGCCCGGGATGAGCTGCTTCCTGCGCGACGGCGACCAGGTGTTCCACACGTACTCGACGTTCGCCCGCGGCACCGAGCAGACCGGCGGGTCGTACGGCTTCCTCGACATGACCGCGCTCGGCCGCCAGGAGGAGTGGGAGGAGCCGAAGGGCCGCTCCGGCGCCACCCGCGGCGCGGTGCCGAACTTCGACTGA